A part of Bufo bufo chromosome 7, aBufBuf1.1, whole genome shotgun sequence genomic DNA contains:
- the LOC121008821 gene encoding piggyBac transposable element-derived protein 4-like: MASKRHFSITKAGLDQIIDSDSDTEPLAELSDSDSDSWKDSSSDSDQRSGDSDESSLELSEVRSWCPIDCGMDAVPPPRFPFTGSPGMKVDVDHNDPLAYLKLFLTDDVIEKTVTETNRYKEQQSTTLHSRFSRTRKWEPVSKEDIWKFLGLILLQGVVGKPLQKWYWTTNKLLATPFFGTIMSEYRFSLIMKNLHFTNNEEFDEATHPAPKLKKIWEVFQMIITNFQQAYVPDRDISIDESLMAYKGRLSWIQYIASKRARFGIKSYMLCESTTGYIWNSIIYTGKGTQFNPRYSGYGMATSSVLSLLEPLLNQGYCVTTDNFYTSPELYEFLLKNKTDAYGTVRANRRGLPCMFSKKKLKTGEMVAWQKGKMMAMRWRDKKDVCLMSTVHNTSTTTVHTRGGKDVIKPQLVIDYNNTMGGVDRADQAMTFYPAMRKQQKKYYKKIFRHLLEQCLWNAYILHRGKSDKPLVHSDFIWKVAEQIFVNYQTPSVAVNRSGRRAVDVVNPERLTGRHFMDYIPPSAKKAAPTRMCVVCCSKRDGNGKKNPKGNQVPLP; this comes from the coding sequence atggCATCAAAGCGTCACTTTAGCATCACCAAAGCGGGTTTGGATCAGATAATTGACAGCGACAGCGACACAGAGCCCCTCGCAGAATTGAGCGACAGCGATAGCGATTCGTGGAAAGATTCGTCATCCGACTCTGACCAGAGAAGTGGCGACAGCGACGAATCTTCACTTGAGCTCAGTGAGGTGCGCTCTTGGTGCCCTATTGATTGCGGTATGGATGCAGTACCACCGCCAAGATTCCCGTTTACAGGATCGCCTGGGATGAAGGTAGACGTTGATCACAATGATCCTTTGGCGTACCTAAAATTATTTCTGACGGATGACGTCATTGAAAAGACTGTCACGGAGACAAACCGCTACAAAGAGCAGCAATCCACTACTCTGCACAGCAGATTTTCCAGAACCAGAAAATGGGAACCGGTGAGTAAGGAGGACATATGGAAATTTCTGGGGCTAATACTTCTTCAGGGGGTGGTGGGGAAACCCCTGCAGAAATGGTACTGGACTACCAATAAATTGCTGGCAACCCCATTTTTTGGCACCATCATGTCCGAGTACCGATTTTCCCTCATAATGAAGAATTTACACTTCACCAACAATGAGGAATTTGACGAAGCCACACATCCAGCGCCAAAACTGAAGAAGATCTGGGAAGTATTCCAAATGATCATAACCAATTTCCAGCAGGCCTATGTGCCAGACAGAGACATTAGCATTGATGAAAGTCTGATGGCTTACAAAGGACGCCTCAGCTGGATTCAATACATCGCATCCAAGAGAGCGCGGTTTGGAATAAAATCCTATATGCTCTGCGAGTCTACAACTGGCTATATATGGAATTCCATCATATACACCGGCAAAGGAACACAATTCAACCCCAGGTACAGCGGCTATGGGATGGCAACGTCATCAGTCCTTTCACTGCTTGAACCATTGCTCAATCAGGGGTATTGTGTGACAACAGACAACTTTTACACGTCGCCTGAGCTGTACGAGTTTCTACTAAAAAACAAGACTGACGCATATGGAACCGTTAGGGCCAACCGACGTGGCCTGCCATGTATGTTTTccaagaaaaaactgaaaacaggAGAAATGGTGGCCTGGCAGAAAGGAAAGATGATGGCAATGCGTTGGCGTGACAAAAAAGACGTGTGCCTAATGAGTACAGTACATAACACCTCCACTACCACGGTCCACACAAGAGGTGGGAAAGATGTCATAAAGCCACAACTTGTGATCGACTATAATAACACCATGGGAGGAGTCGATAGAGCCGATCAGGCGATGACATTCTATCCAGCTATGcggaagcaacaaaaaaaatactacaaaaaAATATTCAGGCACCTCCTGGAACAATGTCTGTGGAatgcctatatactgcacagaggAAAGAGTGACAAGCCTCTTGTTCACTCTGACTTCATCTGGAAGGTGGCGGAGCAGATTTTTGTGAACTACCAAACGCCATCAGTGGCCGTGAACAGATCTGGACGTCGCGCTGTTGACGTTGTAAACCCAGAGAGGCTGACTGGTCGTCACTTTATGGATTACATCCCGCCAAGCGCAAAAAAGGCAGCACCTACAAGGATGTGTGTAGTTTGCTGCTCAAAGCGagatggaaatggaaaaaaaaatccgaaAGGAAACCAGGTTCCATTGCCCTGA